The Catellatospora citrea DNA segment GGCGGACTCCGGGTCGTGCACGGACCCGCCGCTGGACAGCTGCACGATCAGGTCGGTGCTGGAACGCAGCGCGGCGACGGTCTCGCGCAGGCGGACGGGGTCCAGGCTCGGCTTGGCCTCGTCGTCGCGGATGTGCACGTGGATCACGCTCGCGCCGACGGCCTCGCACTCCTTGGCGGTGGCGACCAGCTCGTCCAGCGTCACCGGCAGGGCGGGGACGTCAGCCTTCGCGGATTCCGCGCCGGTGGGCGCGACGGTGATCAGAGTGCCGTTCGTCATGCGCGCATCCTGTCATATTTCTAGTCAGGGTCGATAGAGGCCGTAGATTCTCCCGCGGTGAGGGGGGTGTCGCCGGAAATATTGCGCTTGATGACCGCGAGCGCGATCGGCCCGAGTTCCGCATGCCGGGCCGCGGTGCCGATGAATCCGACGGTACGGCCATTCGCCGTGATCTCGGTGCCACGCGCCGGGAGCTCGTCGGTGAGGATGCCGTCCAGGTGCAGCAGGCGCAGCGCGCGCGGCGGCTTGCCGAGGTGGTGCACCCGGGCCACCGTCTCCTGGCCCCGGTAGCAGCCCTTCTCCAGGTGCACCGCGGCGGCGGTCAGGTCCACCTCCGACGGCAGCGTCCGGTGATCGGTGTCGACGCCGACGCGGGCCTGCTTCGCGGCGGCCCGCACGGCTTCGTACGCCCACAGCCCGGCGGGCGGCACGTCCAGCGCGGCCAGCGTCGCCGCGGCGGTCTCGGCGGGCAGCAGCAGGTCGAGGACCGGCACGTCGCCGAGGGAGTGCCTGCGGACGAAACCGCCGCCGGGCAGCGGGGTCAGCGCGTACACCGTGGTCGGGCGCGGCAGCAGCGCGCCGGTGGCGAACTTGGGGCCCGGCACGTCGAGCACGTCCGGCTCGGCGGGCACGGCGACGCCCAGTTTCGCGGCGGCGGCCAGTGCGCCGGGTCCGACCAGGCTGTGTACGACCAGGTCGGCGGGTTTGATCTCGACCTGGGTGAAGAAGCGCATCCGGGTCAGGAAGGTCACCAGGGCGTCCACGGTGCCGGGTTCGACGTCGACCCAGAGCGTGCCGTCGAGCTCGGACACCCACAGCTCGTGCTCGATGTGCCCGTGCGGGGACAGCACCAGGGTCCGGGTGCCCTGGCCGTCGGCGAGCGCGGTGAGGTGCTGGGAGGTGAGGTTGTGCAGGAAGCTCAGCCGATCCGGGCCGGTCAGCGCCAGCACCCCGCGGTGCGAGCGGTCCACGATGCCGGCCGCGGTCAGCAGGGTGCGCTGCTCACGGTTCGGGTCGCCGTGGTGCGCCGCGACGGCGGCGTCGGCGGAGTCGGGGTCGAAATGGCCCATCAGCACGGTCGTACCCATCACGCACAGCTCCCGCATAGTCCGAACAAGGCCACGTGCCCGATGTCCATCCGGAAGCCGCGCTGCGTCAGCAGCCGCTCCGCGAGCGGGGCCAGCTCGCTCTGCTCCAACTCGGTGACCGTGTCGCAGTTGCGGCAGACCAGGTGCACGTGCTGCACGACCGCCGCGTCGTGGTACGTCGGCGCGCCGTGCGACAGGTGCACGTGGGTCACCAGCCCGAGTTCCTCCAGCAGCTCCAGGGTCCGGTACACCGTGGTGATGTTCACCCCGGAGGCCACCTCGCACACGGCGGCGTGCACCTGTTCCGGGGTCGCGTGCACGAGCTGGCGCACGGCGTCGAGCACCAGTTGCCGCTGGGGGGTGAGCCGCAGGCCGCGATCGCGGAGGAGTTCGGCGAGCTCGGCGGAGCCTTGTTCGGGCATCGTCCGATCATAGTTCGGCGCCTCGATCATCGGACTTGCCAGGCAGTCGTGCGTATCTTGGACCGCCTTTCGCCCGGTTGCCAGGCAAGTCGAACGATCAAGGGGCGGGCGGGCCGATCACGGGCAGGCGGGG contains these protein-coding regions:
- a CDS encoding Fur family transcriptional regulator encodes the protein MPEQGSAELAELLRDRGLRLTPQRQLVLDAVRQLVHATPEQVHAAVCEVASGVNITTVYRTLELLEELGLVTHVHLSHGAPTYHDAAVVQHVHLVCRNCDTVTELEQSELAPLAERLLTQRGFRMDIGHVALFGLCGSCA
- the ygfZ gene encoding CAF17-like 4Fe-4S cluster assembly/insertion protein YgfZ is translated as MGTTVLMGHFDPDSADAAVAAHHGDPNREQRTLLTAAGIVDRSHRGVLALTGPDRLSFLHNLTSQHLTALADGQGTRTLVLSPHGHIEHELWVSELDGTLWVDVEPGTVDALVTFLTRMRFFTQVEIKPADLVVHSLVGPGALAAAAKLGVAVPAEPDVLDVPGPKFATGALLPRPTTVYALTPLPGGGFVRRHSLGDVPVLDLLLPAETAAATLAALDVPPAGLWAYEAVRAAAKQARVGVDTDHRTLPSEVDLTAAAVHLEKGCYRGQETVARVHHLGKPPRALRLLHLDGILTDELPARGTEITANGRTVGFIGTAARHAELGPIALAVIKRNISGDTPLTAGESTASIDPD